CGACGCCTCATCGTTCTGCGATTTCCAAATCACTTTGCCGGTCGCCTTTTCGAAGCACACCACGCTCTCACCATTCGTGCCGCCGACAGGCGCGAACAGGCGGTCGCCGTCAATCGCGGGCGAGCCGTCGTTGCCGTGGCGCGTCGCGCCCTGCGCATTGCCGCGCTCGCCAAAAAATGCGGCGCTGAAATTCGTGGTGTAATTCACGCTCCACAATTCCTTCCCGTCGGAGATTTTCAGACAGCGCAATTCGCCGCGGCAGGATTGCGCGTAAACGCGGTCGCCGCCCGCCAGCGGCGTGCAGCGCGGCCCGGGAAGGCTTTGCGAATCCGAATGAACCTTGTCAATGTCCGCCTGCCAGAGGGGTTTTCCGTCCACGGCTTGAACCGCGTGCAATGTCTCGCGATCACCTTGCGCATCCGAATAAAAAACTTTTCCCTCCGACACTACCGGCGACGAAAGCCCAAAACCAATCTTAATATGCCAAATAATTTTCGGATCCGCCGGTAACGTCTCCGGCACCGCAACACCTTCCGGCACATGCCCCGTGCGCTCCGGCCCGCGCCATTGCGTCCAATCACCGGCGAAGCCACGGGAAACGAACAGCAAAACACCAAGCGTGGCCGCGCGTAAAGTTTTCATAAGGAAATTCAGGCGGGAATTATTGGCGTGGTCAAGCCTGAAACGAAGTCAATCAATTCCCGGCAGATCTTTTCTCCACCCACTCGCTGTCGGTCTGAGCCCATCCAGAGAGAAACTGCAGGCGTGGAAACAAGGATAAAGGAAATTTTTTGGCGTGACTTCCGATATAGTCGTATAACTTGTCTTTCAGAGTCAGCTCTTCATAAAGATAGTTGAGTCTCCATCGCATGGTGATTTTATCTGGCTGGACCACTATAAAAACTTTTCCTTCGCCGGGTTTCAAATGGCCGTATATCTCTGGATCGATCATTCCGGAAGTAACTGAAGGTGTCATAAACGCATTCCTTGGCGCCGAATCCGGCTGAGAACCCAGCATATAACCCGTTACGGAAGCCGGCCCACTGTTCGTCAACATCCACAACGCCCGGGGGTAGATGACGGTCTTCGCTCGGCCCATCAGCATAACCAATAAAAATGAGATTAACATGCTGCGATGAAGAACTGCCCCAAAAAAACAAGCTGCTGATAATTCCTGCTGAGATCAAAAGCAGCCATAGCCAGCGGTTACGCATTGTGGCCACCCGCCCATTTCGGCGGATTCTTGAGTTGATAAAGCGTCTCGCCCGCCTTGCGCACGAGCAACACGCCTTCATCTTCGCGATTCGCGAAGGACTCGATGTCTATCGTCGCGGGATCGCGATAGCCCAGATTGATGGCTTCGCATTGCTCGCGCGGAATTTGCGTGGCAAGCGTCACCTTCGCGCGGCAATGTTCGACGCCATTCTCATACGTGCCAATGCCGCGCACGTGGGTGGAATGCGCCAGCACGCCCCACGGGTAATGTTTGAACTTGTCCCATTGCTTCAAAAAATAATCGCGGCAATGGTAGCCGACCTCGTTGATCGTGTTGCCGTGGCTCACGCAAACTTCGGTGATGTGCGGCGCGTAGATGATCAGTTCGCCGCCGTCGGCAAGCACCGGCTCCAATTTATACATGCACTTTCCCGCCGTCCAAATTTCGTCATACATCTTCGGCGCGCACGACAGGATGGTATGAAACGGACGGTCTTTATAAGTGATATGCGTCTGGCGGGAAAGTTCGCTCGCCTGGTCCCACGCGCTTTCCGGAGTTCCGGCGACCAATCCCGCCAGGCGTTTCTCGGGATCAACCACCAGGCAAAAACAAAGTTTGTCCACCTTCACCATCGCCCCGGCTCGATCAACCACCTTGCGCACCGGCGTCCATTTGGTGCCGATGATCATGGGATTCGTCACGACGGCGCCAAGCCAGTGGAAAAAATTCAAAATCTCAGGACCGCCGACGCCGGGAAATAAATATTTATTGCCGCCGGAGAAACCGACAACTTCGTGCGGAAACACCGGGCCGACGATGATGATCTGGTCGTAATCAAAAACGAGCCGGTTGATCTCCACCGCCACATCCATCGCGAACAAGCCATCAGTCAGTTGGGAAATTTCGGACGCGGGAATGGTGCCGATCTGTTGGAGCGCGGCGGGATTGTTCCACGCGTGATTGTGAAATTTGACTTGCGCGTAAGTCGAGCGGCGCTCTTCCTCAGTGATTTCCAGCCGCTGGCAAATCGCCGCCTCCGACATCGGCTGATGCGTGCCGAGCGCGATCAGAATATCGAACGCCCCGGTGACCGGCCCGATCTGGCGAAAGAGCGTTTGAAACAGCAAACCCACCGGCGCGGTGCGCGTGCCGTCGGGAACGATGACGAGGACTTTGCGCCCGCGATAATTTTTCGCCGGACACGCTTGTGCGAGAACATCGGCCACCTGCCCAACGGTGACACTGCCACCCGCCGGCGCGGATTGAGAAATAGTATGATGCACCGTCAAAAGTTAATGGATATTATGAAAATTGCCATGTCCAAAAACCGTAAAAAATTTCCAAATAGTATTGAGGAAGTATCGCCCTAAAAATTTGAAACTAATTTTTAACCGCGGAGACACGGAGGCGCGGATAAAAGAAAACTGAGAGTAGAAGCTGACTTTTTCTAAAAAAATCCGTGTTAAATCCGTGGCTGAAAATCCCTTCTCCCATTGGCCGTCCACAAGGACCTGCGCGCCTCCGCGGTTCAAATAGAATTTAGACTTAGATCGTCTGCGCAAGATACCCGCCATCCACGCGCACGTCCGTGCCAGTGACGAAACTGCTCGCCTTGTGACTGGCCAAAAAAATCGCGGCGCCGATGAGTTCTTCCGATTTGCCAAAGCGCGCCATCGGTGTGTGGCCGAGGATGGACGCGGCGCGAGCGGTGGGCGTGCCGTCTTCATTGAACAGCAGGCGACGATTTTGTTCTGCGGGAAAAAAGCCGGGCGTGATGGCGTTCACGCGCACATTTTTGGTGGCCCATTCGCGCGCGAGAAATTGCGTGAGGCTGATGACCGCTGCTTTCGCCGCCGAGTACGCGACGACGCGCGAGAGCGGCACACCCGCCGAGACACTGCCGATGTTGATGATGCTGCCTTTGCCCCGGCTGACCATGCCGGGCCCGAACTCCTGGCACGGCAACAGCACGCCGCCGATCAGGTTCAAATCGAAATTCGCCTGCCAATCGGCCACGGCGATCTGGTCGAAAGTACGTTCGCCAGTGACGGTGACCTTGGGATCATTGCCCCCGGCGGCGTTGACGAGAATGGAAGGTGCGCCAAAAGCTTTTTGAACTTCCTGATGCGCTTGGCGAAGGCTGTCGCGCGAGACGGCGTCGGCGGTGAAGAAGCGCGCGTTACCACCAGCGGACTGAATGCGTTTGACACAGGCTTCGCCGCGCTGGGCATTGCGGCCGAGCACCGCAATTTTCGCGCCCGCCTGGCCGAGTCCTTCAGCAATGGCGCCGCCCAATGCGCCGGTCGCGCCAATGACAATCGCGGTTTCGCCTGAGAGATCAAATAAGTTCATGGTGGGGGGATTGTGTGGGTATGCAAGCGGTGGCGGAAAGATAATTTTTAACCGTGGAGACACCGAGGTGCGAAGAAAAAACGAACGGGCGGAGAACAATTTATTTTGAACTGCCGGAGAGTCCGAAGATTCCGGCGACGGTGGCGATGAGGCCGGAGACGCTCATCCAAATCGTGCGGCTGCTGTGCGAACCGGTGAAGATATGATGAAGAATGGAACTGGTGGATTGCGCCGAATTATATCCAGCCACGAGCAAGGCGATGCCGCCCACCAAAAATGCCATAGCCACCATTTTGTTCATCTCGAATGGTTATAGCAGGGTTAAAAAAATTTGCACTAGCGTTGAGAGTTTCTCTGGAACAATTCACCGCTGGATATTGGCCTGCGGTTGGTCTAGGCTTTTCTGATGTCTATTTTGCCGAGACCGGAAGTGATTTTGACCCATGAGAGCGATCTCGATGGGTTGGTGGCGGGCGTGTTGTTGCAACGCCTGGCGCAGAAACTTTTTGGCGACAAGGTCCGGCTCGAAGCGTTCCATTATAATAATTGGAAACAACGCGAGTTGCGCGAAAAGTCGGCGTGGGTCACCGATCTGAATTTCGAGGCGCGCCTCGACAAGCCGAACTGGGTGGTGATTGACCATCACACGACGGAAGCGCCGGCCAAAAACGCGCATTTGATTCATGACTTGGGCAAGTCGGCGGGGTTGTTGTGCTACGAATTGTGCAAGGAGCACGGATTGGGTTCGCCGGCGCTCGACCGGCTGGTGCATTTGAACAACGTGTCCGATTTGTTTTTGGAGAACGATCCCGATTTCGAGATGGCGAATGATTACGCGAACCTGGTGAAGGTTTATCAGTTCTGGAATTTGCATTCGCTCATCAAGGGGCGGCTGGAGGATTTGCTCGATCATCCGCTGCTCGAAGTGATGGCGGTGAAGCGGCGAGTGGAGAACCCGATGGGCTTTGCATGGAGCCGCGACAATGTCACGGAACTCAGCCCGACGATCGGCTACGTGGACACCATCATCGGCAATAACAATTTGATCGTGCATCAATTACTTGAGGAAAAAGCGACGCCGTATCCGGTGTTGCTCACCTTGTTCCGGCGCACGAACGGCGTGGTGATCGTGAGTTTGCGCAGCCGAAATGGCGAGGCGTTGAAGATCGCGGAGAAATTGCAGGGCGGCGGTCACGCGAACGCCTGCGGCGCGACGCTGCCGAAGTCGGTGAGAAATATTCCCGACGCGCTGGTTTATTTGCGCGAGACGTTGAATCCGAAAAAGGATGAACGGTTGAATAGTCTGGAGAGTCTTTTTGATTCGATGGGGCGATAAACTTAGTTTTAAGTTTTCAGCAAAAAACTGAAAACTTGAAACTCTGCTATTCCCGCCTAACATGGCGCTGACCTATGATTGAAACTTTAGCCAGCGTTGCTCCGCCGTTGCGGGTGGATGGCCGGTTGCCGAACCAGCTTCGCCCGCTGCGTTTTCAGAATCATGTGGCGCCGTACGCCACCGGTTCGACACTGGTGGAATGGGGCGATACGCGGGTGATTTGCGGCGTGACCGTGGAGGAAACCGTGCCGCGTTGGATGAAGGAACAGAATGTCCTCGGCGGCTGGATCACAGCGGAATATTCCATGCTTCCCTACTCCACGCTGCAACGCAAACAACGTGATATTTCCAAGGGCAAGATTGACGGACGTTCACAGGAAATCCAGCGTTTGATCGGCCGGGCGATGCGCGCCGCGATTGACCTGGAGAAGATCGGTTCGCGCACGATCTGGGTGGATTGCGATGTCCTTCAGGCGGATGGCGGCACGCGCACGGCAGCGATCACGGGCGCGTACGTGGCGCTTTCGCTCGCGGTGAAAAAATTACAGGCCGATGGCAAGTTGAAGGAGAATCCCCTGTTGCATGGCGTCGCGGCGGTGAGCGTAGGCATCGTTGATCAACGGCCTTTGCTGGATCTTTGTTATGTGGAAGACGCGGCCGCGGCGGTGGACCTGAACATGGTGATGAATGCGGCGGGCGAATTCATCGAGTTGCAGGGCACCGGCGAGGAAGCCACTTTCAGCGAGACTCAACTGGCGGCGTTGCTGTCGCTGGGCAAGGCGGGCATCCGCGAATTGCTCGCGGCGCAACAGGCGGCGCTGGCTTAGATGAGCGAGCCGACCCAGCTTTTTCTTCTGCGTCACGCGGAAGTCGAGACGCGTTACCATCGCATCTTCGGCGGACGCATTGACATGAATATTTCCGACCGCGGCCACGAACAGGCGGCGGCGCTCGCAAAATATCTCAAGGCAAAATCTTTCGACGCCATTTACGCAAGCCCGATGAAACGTGTGCAGCAAACGCTCGCGCCGTTCGCGGCCGGGCGCGCACCGGCTCCCGTCACTCTCGAAGGTTTGCGCGAGGTTAATTTTGGCGATTGGACGGGCTTGAGTTGGGAACAGGTGAAGGAGAAATTTGGCATCAGCGCTTTTCAATGGCTCGCGCAACTCGATCGCGCGGCGATTCCCAATGCCGAGTCAGGCGCGATGTTTCGCGAACGCGTCGAGCCGTGCGTGCAGCAAATCCTTCGCGCGCACGTTGGACAAAAGGTCGCGGTGGTTTGCCACGGCGGAACGATCCGCATGATTTTGTCGGTACTGCTGGCGATGCCGTTCGTGCAGACCTCGGCGTTTGAAATCGAATACGCAAGTCTCACCCAGGTTCGTTGCGCGCCGGATAAGTCGGAAATCCAACTGCTGAATTTCACGCCGTGGCGTGATTTGCCATGAAACGGGAATCGCTCTGGGAGATCTCCGTGACCACTTCGCTCGAAGCGGAAGAGGCGGTGGTTGAAACGCTCGCAAATTTTTTCGGCAAATCGTCGTCCATTTACACGAACGAAGAAACGAAGGTGACGGTGGTTTCAGTTTTTTGCACGAAGCGCGAAGAATGGACTCCGCGCAAACGGTCGGCGCTCGCCGCCAGGTTGAAGCTGATCGCGAGTACCGGATTAGATATTGGCGTGGGAAAAATTTCTATGCGCCGCGTCGCGAAAGAAGATTGGTCGGAATCATGGAAACGCCATTTCAAGCCGATTGAAATTGGTTCGCGGCTCTTGATCAAACCGAGTTGGATCAAACGCGCGGCCAAAAAAAACCAGGCGGTGGTTGTGCTCGATCCGGGGTTGAGCTTCGGCACGGGCAATCATCCGACGACGGCTTTTTGTTTGCACGAACTGGCGATAAATCGCGAACCGAAAAGCGCGCAGTCATTTTGGGACCTCGGCACGGGTTCGGGCATTTTGGCGATTGCAGCGGCGAAGCTCGGTTATGCTCCGGTTCGCGCGGTGGATTTTGATCCCGAAGCGGTTCGCGTGGCGCGGGAAAACGCGCGGCAAAATGGCGTGCTTCAAAAAATAAAGATCGAGCGCGAAGATCTCACTCAGATCCGGCAGACGAGCCGCGATAAATACGCTTTCATTTGTGCGAATCTGATTTCAAATCTGCTGATCGCGGAGAAAGTTCGCATCGTAAATCGTTTACAAACAAGCGGGCGGCTGGTGCTGGCGGGAATTTTGAAGGAGGAATTTTCGCAAGTGCAAATCGCGTTTGAGAAATGCGGATTGAAACTGGTAAGTTACAAAATTGACGGCGAGTGGTGCTCCGGCGCATTTATTTTTTCAAGCTAGACGCGTTGCACGCCAATGCGATGCGAAGGGACGGCTTCGTGCCGCAAGAATTTAACAAAGATTATTTGAACTGATGCCGCGCATCTCCGTCCAATCTTCTGTAGCAGTTTGAATCCTTTAAATGCCGCGGGACTTGGCGGAAATGGGATCGCCGGGTTGGCATGATACACGCTTGTGTAAACTTGAAAGGAAATGCCAGTTATGACAAAAACGATAGATGCCCTCACCGAAATCATTCGTAACAGCAAACATCCCTTCCGTAAAACCGATAGCCAACCCAATAAGGCCCAAAAACATCGGTACGAACGCAGAAAAGTAAAAGAGTTTATGCACCTCGGTGCAGGCGCTCTTGAAGAAGCAACTTAGCAGTCCCGCGACGGAGTTTCGCGGACGTCCGGCGTGGTTTTTTTGAATCACGCTGGATAAAATATCACTGGCATGCTGGACAGGTTCCGAAAAATTCCAGTTTGTGAGTGATGGCTTTGAAGCCGTGCCGGTCCGCGATTTTTTCCTCCAGTTCGCGGGTAAAACATTCGTCAATTTCGACGACCGCCGAACACCGGGTGCAAACCAGGTGATGATGATGTCCGTCGTCTCCTTCGGCGAGCAACTCGAAGCGCGCGACTCCGTCTCCCAAGTCAAAGCGCTTCACCATTTTCATCCCCTCAAGCAAGTGCATGGAGCGATAGACCGTCGCGAGGTCGCAATCTTTTTTCGGCAACGCGGCGAAAATTTCCTTGTTGGACATCGGGTGCGGATGCCGGCGGAGAATTTCCAAAATCGCCTGGCGTGCGCCGGTGATCTTGCGGGATTTTTTGCGCAAGCGTTCCGTGAGCGCGGGCATCTCCGCCGCTTGATGATGAGCGTGAGCGTGGCCTTTCATCGTGGCGCGGGTTTGAAAGTTTTTTCGGGCAAAAATCGTCCCGCAATCAGCGTCAGCAGAAAAATCGCGATGGAAGTCAGCACAATCGCCGAGCCGCAAGGAACGTCGAGTTGATACGACAGCAACGTGCCGCTTATCCCACCGATCAGTCCGATCAGCACACTCAATAAAACGTGTTGCCGTAAATTCCGGCTGAGATTTCGCGCAGCCGCGGGTGGGATTACGATGAGCGACGTCACCAAAATAATTCCCAGCAAGCGAATGCTCATCGCCACCGTTAGCGTGAGCACGAACACAAAAACATAATTCAAGCGTTTCACCGGCACGCCGCAAACGTGCGCCATATCTTCCTGCGCGGCGAGCAACGTGAGCGAACTCAGTTGCCAAAATATTCCAACGCCCACAATCGCCAGCAGACCCGCGCCGGTCCACACGTCCTCCCAGCCAATCGCCACGATATCGCCGAACAGATAGCGATTGAGTTCGCTCTGGTAATTGCCACTTTTCAACAGGCTCAAAATCGTGACGCCAAGCGCGACCGAACCAGACAACAACAGCGCCATGATAGTGTCCGTCAGCAACTCCGTATTCTCCTTCAGCCAAATCATCGCGGCGGCGATGATGATGCTGAAGCCGATCATCGTCAGCGTTGGGTCAACGAACCCAAACCAAAATCCGAGCGCGACACCCGCCAGCGCGGAGTGCGAAACCGTGTCGCTGAAAAATGCCATGCGCCGCGCGACGACGAACACCCCGAGCAGCGCGCACAACGGGGCGAGAAAAAGCGCCGCGAGCAGCGCGCGCTGCATGAACGGATCAGTGAACATGATGATGGTGATGTTCGTACGGCGCGACGTGAATGCCATACGCCTGCTTGAGCGATTCCGCGTTCAGCACTTCCTCGGGCGTGCCTTCGCAGCAGATCACGCCGTTGAGCGCATACACGTGCGCGGCGTGGCGATACACCATGGACAAATCATGCGAGACCAGCACGACCGTAAGATGATGCCGCCGCTGAATGCCCGCGATGAGTTCGTAAAAACTTTGTTCGCCCGGCGTGTCCACTCCCGCGGTCGGTTCATCGAGCAGCAATAATTCCGGCCGCGTGAGCAAACTGAATGCGATGAGCACACGTTGTAACTGGCCGCCGGAAAGTTGCGCGAGCGGACGGTCGAACAGCGGAGCCACGCCGATGTCCGCCAAGGTCGAGTGGATCAACTCGTCGGTTTTTTTGTGCGATTGCCAAAACCAGTTGCCGGTCTTGCGCAAACGCAGCGCGAGAAATTCACGGACACTTAAAATAAAACTGCGGTCGAGCGCGAGGCGTTGCGGGACATAACCGATTCGCGGCAGCGCTTTGCGAACGTCGGTCTGGCCGAACAATTTTATTTCGCCGGAAGAAACTTTTTGCAGTCCGAGCAAGCAGCGCAGCAGCGTGGTTTTGCCGGAGCCGTTTGGCCCGATCAGCGCGACCAACTGGCCGTGTGGAATCTGGAACGTCACGCCACGCAGCACCGGCTGGCCGTCGAATGAGACATGCACATCGCGCACCTCCACCGGAACCGTGCCCTGCGATTGGCAGCAAGGCGCGCTCATTTCAGATGCGTCTCCAACGCCACAAGGTTCGCGCGCATGCCGTTTTCATAAGCGTCGCGACTCAACGGACACGTTTCGAGAGTATCGAGTTGGCCGACGGTGACGTGATAATCCGCGCCGATTTGCGTCACCAACTTTTGCGAACCCTGGGCCTCTCCGAAAACAACTTTCACATGATATTTTTCAATCGCGCGATGCAGCGCTTCCAAATATCTCGGCGAAGGCTCAACCTCGGGCACGCGCTCGACGACGCCCGCGATCTTCAATCCATAACGCCGCGCGAGATACGGAAACGCATCGTGATACGTCACCATCGCCTGGTCCTTGAACGGCGCGAGTTCATGCTGCATATCAGTATCGAGTCTTTGCAAGCGCGTGATGTACGCGGCGGCATTCGTGGCGTAGGCGGCGGCGTTCGCGGGATCCACGTGCTGCATCGCGACAAGAATATTCGCGACCGCTTGCTCAGCGAGTTGCGGGTCGAGCCATGTGTGCGGATTGAAATTCGTGGAAACCTCGCGCGTCATCATCGGATCCTCCAAATTGGGCGCGAATGGGATCAAATCAGCTTCCGACAAACCCGTCGTCGCCACAATAACGCTTCGCGGATTCGACATTGTGTTCATCACGTGCGTCAACCACGACTCGAGGCCGAGGCCATTCACCACCACGACGTCCGCGGACTGGACCTCGCGCATCTCGCGCGGAGAAAATTGGAAGTCGTGCGGCTCAGCGCCGGGCGGAAGAAGATTATCCACCGTGGCCACATTCCCGGCGATATTCGCCGCGAAACAATAGAGTGGCGGAAAACTGGTGACGACGTGGAGGCGATGCCCCAAAAGTTGCGCCTGTGCGTCCGGAGAATTAAACCCGAACAACGCGCCCAGCAGACAGATAAAATGCCAGTGCTTCACAAAGTTAGCCTAACACCGCGAAATCTATTTGCAAATTATTTGCATTACGCGGGCAACAAAATTCCCCGCCAACTCCGGCGGGGAAGGCAAATTACTTCATCAGCAGCATCTGGCGCGCGCGCTTGATCGAGCGGTTCAACTGGCGCTGATAATGCGCCGGCAAACCGGTGTACTTGCGCGGGAGGATGCGGCCCTGGTCGGTCACGAACTGCTTGAGCAGGTTCGTATTCTTGAAGTCCAGCGCGTCCACCGTGAAGTCAATCTTCGGCTTCGGGCGCGGCGTGCGCATCTCGCCAGTGCTGGAGCGGCCGCGGCCGCCGCGTTTTTCTTTATCCGTATTCGTTTTGCGTGGCATAAATTATTTGATCTCGCGATGCACCGTATGGCGGCGCAGGGCGGGATTGTATTTTTTGATTTCGATTTTCTCAGTCTTCAATTTTTTATTGCGACTGGTCACGTAGCGGGAGGGCGACTTGCCTTCCTTGCGCGCTTCGGTGCATTCGATAGTTACAGTTTCTCGGGCCATAAATTTTTATTCCTTTTCCTTGGCGGGCTTTTCTTCGGGCTCTTCTTCTTCCTCGACTTCGTTGACGCCCACACTGTCCACCGAGCCGAGTGCGCCGAGGCGGCGTTGACGCAACGCGCCTTCTTTTTCCAACTGCGCCTGGGCCTGCACCGTGAAACGCGTCCACGGAATCACTTCCAAACGCGCCTTGGGGATGGGCTTGCCCGTCAATTCACAAACGCCGTAAGTGTCCTTCTCGATGCGCTTGAGAGCTTCTTCGATCTCGTAAATCGCATCCTGATCGGCGGACAAAAGGCTCAACGCAAAATCGCGGTCGAAATTATCCGTGCCCGAATCCGCCATGTGCAGGCTGTAACCCGCCATTTCCTGGGCGGATTCCTTGGCG
This portion of the Verrucomicrobiia bacterium genome encodes:
- a CDS encoding PQQ-binding-like beta-propeller repeat protein, with product MKTLRAATLGVLLFVSRGFAGDWTQWRGPERTGHVPEGVAVPETLPADPKIIWHIKIGFGLSSPVVSEGKVFYSDAQGDRETLHAVQAVDGKPLWQADIDKVHSDSQSLPGPRCTPLAGGDRVYAQSCRGELRCLKISDGKELWSVNYTTNFSAAFFGERGNAQGATRHGNDGSPAIDGDRLFAPVGGTNGESVVCFEKATGKVIWKSQNDEASYAAPVVVTIDGTRQLVDFNADALLGLALSDGKLLWRTPPLKTSFSRHVTTPVIIGENIFVASQELGMMGFQLSHTGADWGVTRSWQSKDSAMNFSSPVAVGNYLYGLGPEKNFICVDGKTGKQAWSHAGYINTSAGQAHAAFIVMGKNILALTDGGELVLFAADPTAFKEISIAQVCSKNWCNPAYADGKLYLRDAHELYCVGLLP
- a CDS encoding lactate racemase domain-containing protein; this encodes MHHTISQSAPAGGSVTVGQVADVLAQACPAKNYRGRKVLVIVPDGTRTAPVGLLFQTLFRQIGPVTGAFDILIALGTHQPMSEAAICQRLEITEEERRSTYAQVKFHNHAWNNPAALQQIGTIPASEISQLTDGLFAMDVAVEINRLVFDYDQIIIVGPVFPHEVVGFSGGNKYLFPGVGGPEILNFFHWLGAVVTNPMIIGTKWTPVRKVVDRAGAMVKVDKLCFCLVVDPEKRLAGLVAGTPESAWDQASELSRQTHITYKDRPFHTILSCAPKMYDEIWTAGKCMYKLEPVLADGGELIIYAPHITEVCVSHGNTINEVGYHCRDYFLKQWDKFKHYPWGVLAHSTHVRGIGTYENGVEHCRAKVTLATQIPREQCEAINLGYRDPATIDIESFANREDEGVLLVRKAGETLYQLKNPPKWAGGHNA
- a CDS encoding SDR family NAD(P)-dependent oxidoreductase, which translates into the protein MNLFDLSGETAIVIGATGALGGAIAEGLGQAGAKIAVLGRNAQRGEACVKRIQSAGGNARFFTADAVSRDSLRQAHQEVQKAFGAPSILVNAAGGNDPKVTVTGERTFDQIAVADWQANFDLNLIGGVLLPCQEFGPGMVSRGKGSIINIGSVSAGVPLSRVVAYSAAKAAVISLTQFLAREWATKNVRVNAITPGFFPAEQNRRLLFNEDGTPTARAASILGHTPMARFGKSEELIGAAIFLASHKASSFVTGTDVRVDGGYLAQTI
- a CDS encoding DUF3185 family protein; protein product: MAFLVGGIALLVAGYNSAQSTSSILHHIFTGSHSSRTIWMSVSGLIATVAGIFGLSGSSK
- a CDS encoding DHHA1 domain-containing protein, translated to MSILPRPEVILTHESDLDGLVAGVLLQRLAQKLFGDKVRLEAFHYNNWKQRELREKSAWVTDLNFEARLDKPNWVVIDHHTTEAPAKNAHLIHDLGKSAGLLCYELCKEHGLGSPALDRLVHLNNVSDLFLENDPDFEMANDYANLVKVYQFWNLHSLIKGRLEDLLDHPLLEVMAVKRRVENPMGFAWSRDNVTELSPTIGYVDTIIGNNNLIVHQLLEEKATPYPVLLTLFRRTNGVVIVSLRSRNGEALKIAEKLQGGGHANACGATLPKSVRNIPDALVYLRETLNPKKDERLNSLESLFDSMGR
- the rph gene encoding ribonuclease PH, translated to MIETLASVAPPLRVDGRLPNQLRPLRFQNHVAPYATGSTLVEWGDTRVICGVTVEETVPRWMKEQNVLGGWITAEYSMLPYSTLQRKQRDISKGKIDGRSQEIQRLIGRAMRAAIDLEKIGSRTIWVDCDVLQADGGTRTAAITGAYVALSLAVKKLQADGKLKENPLLHGVAAVSVGIVDQRPLLDLCYVEDAAAAVDLNMVMNAAGEFIELQGTGEEATFSETQLAALLSLGKAGIRELLAAQQAALA
- a CDS encoding histidine phosphatase family protein, which codes for MSEPTQLFLLRHAEVETRYHRIFGGRIDMNISDRGHEQAAALAKYLKAKSFDAIYASPMKRVQQTLAPFAAGRAPAPVTLEGLREVNFGDWTGLSWEQVKEKFGISAFQWLAQLDRAAIPNAESGAMFRERVEPCVQQILRAHVGQKVAVVCHGGTIRMILSVLLAMPFVQTSAFEIEYASLTQVRCAPDKSEIQLLNFTPWRDLP
- a CDS encoding 50S ribosomal protein L11 methyltransferase; this translates as MKRESLWEISVTTSLEAEEAVVETLANFFGKSSSIYTNEETKVTVVSVFCTKREEWTPRKRSALAARLKLIASTGLDIGVGKISMRRVAKEDWSESWKRHFKPIEIGSRLLIKPSWIKRAAKKNQAVVVLDPGLSFGTGNHPTTAFCLHELAINREPKSAQSFWDLGTGSGILAIAAAKLGYAPVRAVDFDPEAVRVARENARQNGVLQKIKIEREDLTQIRQTSRDKYAFICANLISNLLIAEKVRIVNRLQTSGRLVLAGILKEEFSQVQIAFEKCGLKLVSYKIDGEWCSGAFIFSS
- a CDS encoding Fur family transcriptional regulator, whose protein sequence is MKGHAHAHHQAAEMPALTERLRKKSRKITGARQAILEILRRHPHPMSNKEIFAALPKKDCDLATVYRSMHLLEGMKMVKRFDLGDGVARFELLAEGDDGHHHHLVCTRCSAVVEIDECFTRELEEKIADRHGFKAITHKLEFFGTCPACQ
- a CDS encoding metal ABC transporter permease, which codes for MAFTSRRTNITIIMFTDPFMQRALLAALFLAPLCALLGVFVVARRMAFFSDTVSHSALAGVALGFWFGFVDPTLTMIGFSIIIAAAMIWLKENTELLTDTIMALLLSGSVALGVTILSLLKSGNYQSELNRYLFGDIVAIGWEDVWTGAGLLAIVGVGIFWQLSSLTLLAAQEDMAHVCGVPVKRLNYVFVFVLTLTVAMSIRLLGIILVTSLIVIPPAAARNLSRNLRQHVLLSVLIGLIGGISGTLLSYQLDVPCGSAIVLTSIAIFLLTLIAGRFLPEKTFKPAPR
- a CDS encoding metal ABC transporter ATP-binding protein, with product MSAPCCQSQGTVPVEVRDVHVSFDGQPVLRGVTFQIPHGQLVALIGPNGSGKTTLLRCLLGLQKVSSGEIKLFGQTDVRKALPRIGYVPQRLALDRSFILSVREFLALRLRKTGNWFWQSHKKTDELIHSTLADIGVAPLFDRPLAQLSGGQLQRVLIAFSLLTRPELLLLDEPTAGVDTPGEQSFYELIAGIQRRHHLTVVLVSHDLSMVYRHAAHVYALNGVICCEGTPEEVLNAESLKQAYGIHVAPYEHHHHHVH
- a CDS encoding zinc ABC transporter substrate-binding protein, whose amino-acid sequence is MKHWHFICLLGALFGFNSPDAQAQLLGHRLHVVTSFPPLYCFAANIAGNVATVDNLLPPGAEPHDFQFSPREMREVQSADVVVVNGLGLESWLTHVMNTMSNPRSVIVATTGLSEADLIPFAPNLEDPMMTREVSTNFNPHTWLDPQLAEQAVANILVAMQHVDPANAAAYATNAAAYITRLQRLDTDMQHELAPFKDQAMVTYHDAFPYLARRYGLKIAGVVERVPEVEPSPRYLEALHRAIEKYHVKVVFGEAQGSQKLVTQIGADYHVTVGQLDTLETCPLSRDAYENGMRANLVALETHLK
- the rpsR gene encoding 30S ribosomal protein S18 → MPRKTNTDKEKRGGRGRSSTGEMRTPRPKPKIDFTVDALDFKNTNLLKQFVTDQGRILPRKYTGLPAHYQRQLNRSIKRARQMLLMK
- the rpmG gene encoding 50S ribosomal protein L33, producing the protein MARETVTIECTEARKEGKSPSRYVTSRNKKLKTEKIEIKKYNPALRRHTVHREIK